The Falco peregrinus isolate bFalPer1 chromosome 1, bFalPer1.pri, whole genome shotgun sequence genome has a window encoding:
- the LHX3 gene encoding LIM/homeobox protein Lhx3 isoform X2 codes for MQQIPLCAGCNQHIVDRFILKVLDRHWHSKCLKCSDCQTQLAEKCFSRGDGVYCKEDFFKRFGTKCAACQQGIPPTQVVRRAQDFVYHLHCFACIVCKRQLATGDEFYLMEDSRLVCKADYETAKQREAESTAKRPRTTITAKQLETLKNAYNNSPKPARHVREQLSSETGLDMRVVQVWFQNRRAKEKRLKKDAGRQRWGQYFRNMKRSRGTSKSDKDSIQEEGPDSDAEVSFTDEPSMSEMSHSNGIYSNLNEASPALGRQPGTNGSFALDHSGIPAQDQYHDLRSNSPYGIPQSPASLQALPGHQPLISSLVYPDNGLGIMGQSGQGVPQSMRVLAGNGPSSDLSTGSSGGYPDFPASPASWLDEVDHAQF; via the exons ATGCAGC AGATCCCGCTGTGCGCCGGCTGCAACCAGCACATCGTGGACAGGTTCATCCTCAAGGTCCTGGACCGGCACTGGCACAGCAAGTGCCTGAAATGCTCCGACTGCCAGACGCAGCTGGCCGAGAAGTGCTTCAGCCGCGGGGACGGCGTGTACTGCAAGGAGGACTTCTTCAA GCGCTTCGGGACGAAGTGTGCCGCCTGCCAGCAGGGCATCCCCCCGACCCAGGTGGTGCGCCGGGCCCAGGACTTCGTTTACCACCTGCACTGCTTCGCCTGCATCGTCTGCAAACGGCAGCTGGCCACCGGCGACGAGTTCTACCTCATGGAGGACAGCAGGCTGGTCTGCAAGGCAGACTACGAGACGGCCAAGCAGAGAG AGGCTGAGTCCACGGCCAAGAGACCGCGCACCACCATCACGGCCAAGCAGCTGGAGACCCTCAAAAACGCTTATAACAACTCGCCCAAACCGGCGCGGCACGTCCGGGAACAGCTTTCATCGGAGACGGGGCTGGACATGCGGGTGGTGCAG GTCTGGTTCCAGAACCGCAGGGCCAAGGAGAAAAGGCTGAAGAAGGACGCGGGGAGGCAGCGGTGGGGTCAGTACTTCAGGAACATGAAGCGATCCCGGGGGACCTCCAAGTCCGACAAAGACAGCATCCAGGAGGAGGGGCCCGACAGCGATGCCGAGGTCTCCTTCACAG ATGAGCCCTCTATGTCTGAAATGAGCCATTCCAATGGGATTTACAGCAATCTCAATGAAGCGTCCCCTGCTCTGGGGAGACAGCCTGGGACCAACGGGAGCTTTGCTCTGGATCACAGTGGCATCCCAGCTCAGGACCAGTACCACGACCTGCGATCCAACAGCCCCTATGGGATACCCCAGTCACCAGCTTCCTTGCAAGCACTGCCAGGCCACCAGCCTTTAATCTCCAGCTTGGTTTACCCAGACAACGGCTTGGGCATCATGGGACAAAGCGGACAAGGTGTGCCCCAGTCCATGAGGGTCCTGGCTGGGAACGGACCCAGCTCCGACCTCTCCACCGGCAGCAGCGGGGGATACCCGGAtttccctgccagcccagcctctTGGCTGGATGAAGTCGACCACGCTCAGTTTTGA
- the LHX3 gene encoding LIM/homeobox protein Lhx3 isoform X1, with the protein MLLERVRAGSEKAAELCPFPRSPEIPLCAGCNQHIVDRFILKVLDRHWHSKCLKCSDCQTQLAEKCFSRGDGVYCKEDFFKRFGTKCAACQQGIPPTQVVRRAQDFVYHLHCFACIVCKRQLATGDEFYLMEDSRLVCKADYETAKQREAESTAKRPRTTITAKQLETLKNAYNNSPKPARHVREQLSSETGLDMRVVQVWFQNRRAKEKRLKKDAGRQRWGQYFRNMKRSRGTSKSDKDSIQEEGPDSDAEVSFTDEPSMSEMSHSNGIYSNLNEASPALGRQPGTNGSFALDHSGIPAQDQYHDLRSNSPYGIPQSPASLQALPGHQPLISSLVYPDNGLGIMGQSGQGVPQSMRVLAGNGPSSDLSTGSSGGYPDFPASPASWLDEVDHAQF; encoded by the exons ATGCTGCTGGAGCGGGTCCGCGCCGGCTCGGAGAAGGCAGCGGAGCTCTGCCCCTTCCCGCGGAGCCCAG AGATCCCGCTGTGCGCCGGCTGCAACCAGCACATCGTGGACAGGTTCATCCTCAAGGTCCTGGACCGGCACTGGCACAGCAAGTGCCTGAAATGCTCCGACTGCCAGACGCAGCTGGCCGAGAAGTGCTTCAGCCGCGGGGACGGCGTGTACTGCAAGGAGGACTTCTTCAA GCGCTTCGGGACGAAGTGTGCCGCCTGCCAGCAGGGCATCCCCCCGACCCAGGTGGTGCGCCGGGCCCAGGACTTCGTTTACCACCTGCACTGCTTCGCCTGCATCGTCTGCAAACGGCAGCTGGCCACCGGCGACGAGTTCTACCTCATGGAGGACAGCAGGCTGGTCTGCAAGGCAGACTACGAGACGGCCAAGCAGAGAG AGGCTGAGTCCACGGCCAAGAGACCGCGCACCACCATCACGGCCAAGCAGCTGGAGACCCTCAAAAACGCTTATAACAACTCGCCCAAACCGGCGCGGCACGTCCGGGAACAGCTTTCATCGGAGACGGGGCTGGACATGCGGGTGGTGCAG GTCTGGTTCCAGAACCGCAGGGCCAAGGAGAAAAGGCTGAAGAAGGACGCGGGGAGGCAGCGGTGGGGTCAGTACTTCAGGAACATGAAGCGATCCCGGGGGACCTCCAAGTCCGACAAAGACAGCATCCAGGAGGAGGGGCCCGACAGCGATGCCGAGGTCTCCTTCACAG ATGAGCCCTCTATGTCTGAAATGAGCCATTCCAATGGGATTTACAGCAATCTCAATGAAGCGTCCCCTGCTCTGGGGAGACAGCCTGGGACCAACGGGAGCTTTGCTCTGGATCACAGTGGCATCCCAGCTCAGGACCAGTACCACGACCTGCGATCCAACAGCCCCTATGGGATACCCCAGTCACCAGCTTCCTTGCAAGCACTGCCAGGCCACCAGCCTTTAATCTCCAGCTTGGTTTACCCAGACAACGGCTTGGGCATCATGGGACAAAGCGGACAAGGTGTGCCCCAGTCCATGAGGGTCCTGGCTGGGAACGGACCCAGCTCCGACCTCTCCACCGGCAGCAGCGGGGGATACCCGGAtttccctgccagcccagcctctTGGCTGGATGAAGTCGACCACGCTCAGTTTTGA